A genomic segment from bacterium encodes:
- a CDS encoding NADH:flavin oxidoreductase/NADH oxidase, whose protein sequence is MSALFSPLQLRGVVFRNRVFVSPMCQYSAPDAVPADWHVVHYGARAVGGAGLVLLEATAVAPEGRITPYELGLWDDAQIAPLARLAALIRSAGCAAGIQLGHAGRKASCARPWEGGEPLPRGNGGWEAVAPSPVPFAPGHPAPRALAREELPGIAESFAAAARRAARAGFDVVEIHAAHGYLLHQFLSPLSNLRGDEYGGMPAARMRFPLEVTERVRAAWPDDRPLFVRISATDWIPGGWDLEQSIVFARELKARGVDFVDTSSGGLAWDARIPLGPGYQVPFAAALRREAGVPTGAVGLITEARQAEEIVATGAADAVLVGRAALDDPHWALHAARVLGADAPWPAQYLRAKR, encoded by the coding sequence ATGAGCGCCCTGTTCTCGCCGCTCCAACTGCGCGGCGTCGTCTTCCGCAACCGCGTCTTCGTGTCGCCGATGTGCCAGTACAGCGCGCCGGACGCCGTTCCGGCCGACTGGCACGTCGTGCATTACGGCGCCCGCGCCGTCGGCGGCGCGGGGCTGGTCCTGCTCGAGGCGACGGCCGTCGCGCCGGAGGGGCGGATCACGCCGTACGAGCTCGGCCTGTGGGACGACGCGCAGATCGCGCCGCTGGCGCGGCTGGCCGCGCTGATCAGAAGCGCCGGCTGCGCGGCGGGGATCCAACTCGGCCACGCGGGGCGCAAGGCCTCGTGCGCGCGGCCGTGGGAGGGCGGCGAGCCGCTGCCGCGCGGGAACGGCGGATGGGAGGCGGTCGCGCCGAGCCCGGTTCCGTTCGCGCCGGGGCATCCGGCGCCGCGCGCGCTGGCGAGGGAGGAGTTGCCGGGGATCGCCGAGTCGTTCGCCGCGGCGGCGCGCCGCGCGGCGCGGGCCGGCTTCGACGTCGTGGAGATCCACGCGGCGCACGGCTACCTGCTGCACCAGTTCCTCTCGCCGCTCTCCAATCTGCGCGGCGACGAGTACGGCGGGATGCCGGCGGCGCGGATGCGCTTCCCGCTGGAGGTGACGGAGCGGGTGCGCGCGGCGTGGCCCGACGACCGGCCGCTCTTCGTGCGGATCTCGGCGACCGACTGGATCCCCGGCGGCTGGGATCTCGAGCAGTCGATCGTCTTCGCGCGGGAGCTGAAGGCGCGCGGCGTCGACTTCGTCGATACGTCGAGCGGCGGCCTGGCGTGGGACGCGCGGATTCCGCTCGGGCCGGGCTACCAGGTCCCGTTCGCCGCGGCGCTGCGGCGCGAGGCGGGCGTGCCGACGGGCGCGGTGGGACTGATCACGGAGGCGCGGCAGGCGGAGGAGATCGTGGCGACGGGCGCGGCCGACGCGGTGCTGGTCGGGCGCGCGGCGCTCGACGATCCGCACTGGGCG